TCGAGAACAGGGCGACCGAGCGACCGGACGGGTTCAGGGCGCCGACCGACACCAGCGGTGCCGCGTCGTCGCGGCCGATTCCGTTGTCGCCGCCCGGCCACGCCCACAGTGAGGCGGGGAACGCCGGACGGTCGATCGCGTCGTTGCCGGCCGAGCACACCACGACCACGCCCAGCTCGCGGGCGCTGCGCAGCAGCTCGTAGAGAGTGCGCGAGAACAGTCCGTCGGTCGGGGTCTCGTGGTAGTAGCCCAGCGACAGGCTGAGCACGTCGATCGGATGCCCGGTGCGAGAGTCGGCGGTGTTGCGCCGCTTCAGCTCGATCACGTCGCTCAGTGCGAGCAGGAACGCGCTCTCGTCCACGACGCCGAGTGACCCTGCCACCCGGATCGCGAGGATGTCGGCATCCGGGGCCGTCTGCCTGACCAGCCCCGCGATGAAGGTGCCGTGACCGGCGACCGCGTCGATCTCACCGTCGAGCTGACCGTACAGATCGGGGTAGCGCTCGGGGTCGTCATGGCCGGTGAGCCCGATCGGCACGCCGTCGAGCTCCACGTGCCGGTTGACGATGTCATCCGGCAGCCAGTCGTGCTCACTGCATCCGGTGTCGAGCACCGCGACGACCGGGCGCCGCCCGCGCTTCGGGTCCGCACCGCGGGCCGGCGCGGCGCCGATCCAGGCGACCGGCTGGCGGGCACCCCGGCCCGGCTCGAGGTAGTCGTCGGTGCCGACCGGGCCCTGCCCGCGAACCGGGTTGGTGCGGCTGAACGGGTTCGTGCGGCTGAAGGGATTCGTGCGGCTGAACGGGTTGAGTCCGACCGGGTCGACCGCCAGCACGTGCTCCAGCCCGGCGCGCGGCATCGTCGTCTGCGAGATGCGGCGCGCTCGCTGCAGCACCCGCCACGCGTCCGGCGGGGCCGGCGACTCGCCGCGCCCCGCCTCGTCGGGCGTCGTCAGCAGCACACGCAGCAGGCCCGGCACCCCCGGCGCGAGCTCACGGGCGCCGCGTGCGTCCACGCGGCGCCCATCGGCGTTTGCGGTCTTCGCCGCGGGATCGGCCGGCACGACCTCGATCCGCCAGCCGAACGAGCCCGCCGCCTCGGCGATCGTCTTCAGGTCGCGATCCATCGCCTCGTCGTCACCGGACTCCGCGGCCGTCAGCAGCAGCCGGTCCGGCAGATACGCCGTCGGATACGCGCGCACGCCGGGCATCGGATCGACACTCGGATCCAGCGCCGCGCCGCGCGGAATCGATCCCTCCGCACGGTCCTGCCACGTCCACCCTGTGGGCTGCTCCATCGTCCACCCTCCTCCCGGGCCGCCGCGGCGGCACCGTCATGACCCCGTCGCGGCCGCGACGTCGTCCCTCTCCGCTTGCGGGCATCCTCTCCGCTTGCGCGGATCACACCTCGAACTGCGGGGTGGCGAAGACGCGCTCGCCGTCGTCACCCGACACGGTCAGGCGCACCCGGCACAGGCCGGGCGGTACCCCGTCGAACGCGAACCGGCCGTGCTCTCCCGGCTCGGCGGACCGCGATCGCTCACCCTGCTCCAGCACGATGCCGGTCACCGCCACGTCGACCCAGCCGTCCACGCGTCGCTGCCCGTTCCCCGGCCCGGCCCCCGACCCCTTCCCCGAGCCGGACCCCTTCCCCGAGCCGGACCCCTTCCCCGAGCCGGAGATGTGCAGCAGCACCGTCATCCTGCCGTCGCTGAACTGCAGGATCATCGTCTCGGCATCGCCGCGCACGGCCGCCGTGGCGTCCTCGACGAGGGTGAGCAGCGCGTACTCCCGGGCGATGTCGTCGGATGCCACCGCCGCGACCATCCGGTCGACCAGGTCGGCCGGCACCGGGTCGTGCTCCTCCCACGTCGTGCGCAGGGCGGCGATCAGTGCGTCGTCGTCGAGGTCGCGCTCCGATCCGCTCATGTCGCCACCTCCTCGAGAAGTCCGCGCAGCTTGGTCAGGCACCGCTTGCGGGTCGGTCCGATGCTGCCCACCGGCATCGCGAGCTCGCCGGCCAGGCGGGCGTAGTCGGGGCGATCGTCGAAGGCGACCACGCGCAGCAGCCGCTGGCAACGGTCGTCGAGTCGCTGCACGGCCGACCAGAGCCGGTTGCGCTGATCGCCGGCGACCGCGGTGTCCTCGGCCGAGGGGGCGACGGGGAGCAGCGGCTCCAGGCTCGTGTCGTCGACGGCATCCGCCCGGCGCTGCGCGCCGCTGGTGCGCCAGGCCTCGCGACGTGCGGTGGTGGTCAGCCAGGCGGCGACCGCCGCCGGCTCCGAGATCGCGTCGCCGGTGCGCACCAGCCGAAGCCAGGTGGTCTGGATGACGTCCTCTGTCAGGGCGCGGTCGATGCCCGCGGCGCGCACCACGTGCCAGAGCACGGGGGTCATCAGACGGACGAGGTCATCCATCGCCCGCGCGTCGCCATCGCGCCACGCACGGAACAGGTCCGCCGCACGCTGCCACCGGCTGCGCGCGGGGGTCTGCTCGGCGCTGCCATCGGGAGTGGCCTCGCTCATGGAGATCATTGTCGTCACACTTGACAGGAGCGGGCAAGCATCCGGGTGATACATGACCGCGCGCAGCACTCGACAGTCCGACGAATGGATGCAATAATTTGAGCGTTATCGTCAGATAACGATCAAAAGAATGCAGTCGGTTTCCCGCC
This is a stretch of genomic DNA from Microbacterium sp. YJN-G. It encodes these proteins:
- a CDS encoding RNA polymerase sigma factor, with the translated sequence MSEATPDGSAEQTPARSRWQRAADLFRAWRDGDARAMDDLVRLMTPVLWHVVRAAGIDRALTEDVIQTTWLRLVRTGDAISEPAAVAAWLTTTARREAWRTSGAQRRADAVDDTSLEPLLPVAPSAEDTAVAGDQRNRLWSAVQRLDDRCQRLLRVVAFDDRPDYARLAGELAMPVGSIGPTRKRCLTKLRGLLEEVAT
- a CDS encoding S8/S53 family peptidase; the protein is MEQPTGWTWQDRAEGSIPRGAALDPSVDPMPGVRAYPTAYLPDRLLLTAAESGDDEAMDRDLKTIAEAAGSFGWRIEVVPADPAAKTANADGRRVDARGARELAPGVPGLLRVLLTTPDEAGRGESPAPPDAWRVLQRARRISQTTMPRAGLEHVLAVDPVGLNPFSRTNPFSRTNPFSRTNPVRGQGPVGTDDYLEPGRGARQPVAWIGAAPARGADPKRGRRPVVAVLDTGCSEHDWLPDDIVNRHVELDGVPIGLTGHDDPERYPDLYGQLDGEIDAVAGHGTFIAGLVRQTAPDADILAIRVAGSLGVVDESAFLLALSDVIELKRRNTADSRTGHPIDVLSLSLGYYHETPTDGLFSRTLYELLRSARELGVVVVCSAGNDAIDRPAFPASLWAWPGGDNGIGRDDAAPLVSVGALNPSGRSVALFSNLGPWVRVYAPGTLVVSTTPPFTGGTQAATRSDFDGLPRETVDPDDYRGGFSVWSGTSFAAPFVAGRIAAKLGPLMAKGGSPSQKAIRRAVTEVLDGLPDPVR